A single Agrococcus sp. ARC_14 DNA region contains:
- a CDS encoding LLM class flavin-dependent oxidoreductase, translating to MTRQIRFNAFDMNCVAHQSSGLWRHPDDRSRHYNTLGYWTGLAQLLERGHFDGLFIADVLGTYDVYGGSREAAVRNGAQVPVNDPILLVSAMAAVTEHLGFGITAGTAFEHPYPFARRMTTLDHLTDGRVGWNVVTGYLPSAARNMGQDDQLAHDDRYDHADEYLEVLYKLWEGSWEDDAVVEDRERGVFADPAKVHDIGHEGRFFTVPGAHISEPSPQRTPVIYQAGASPRGVAFAAGHAEAIFVAAPSKEVLAATVTRIRDALEAAGRDRSAARIYTLLTIITAATSEEAVAKEAEYRSYASEEGALVFLSGWMGVDLAAYDPADPVGDVESNAIQSTLQNLKAEADLGREWTVGDLGRHSAIGGLGPTIVGSGEEIADALQEWVDETDVDGFNLAYAVTPGTWEDVIEHVIPVLRARGAYPEGYAAGTLREKLHGRGDRLPDEHRGAEHRIRSSTSAGSPAA from the coding sequence ATGACACGGCAGATCAGATTCAACGCCTTCGACATGAACTGCGTCGCGCATCAGTCCTCAGGGCTGTGGCGCCATCCGGACGACCGCTCCCGGCACTACAACACGCTCGGCTACTGGACGGGGCTCGCGCAGCTTCTCGAGCGCGGGCACTTCGACGGGCTGTTCATCGCCGACGTGCTCGGCACCTACGACGTCTACGGCGGCAGCCGCGAGGCTGCGGTGCGCAACGGCGCGCAGGTGCCCGTGAACGACCCGATCCTGCTGGTGAGCGCCATGGCAGCCGTCACCGAGCACCTGGGCTTCGGCATCACCGCAGGCACGGCGTTCGAGCACCCCTACCCCTTCGCGCGCCGCATGACGACGCTCGACCACCTCACGGACGGCCGGGTCGGCTGGAACGTCGTCACCGGCTACCTGCCGAGCGCCGCCCGCAACATGGGGCAGGACGATCAGCTCGCGCACGATGACCGCTACGACCACGCTGACGAGTACCTGGAGGTGCTCTACAAGCTCTGGGAGGGCTCCTGGGAGGACGACGCGGTCGTCGAGGATCGCGAGCGCGGCGTCTTCGCCGACCCCGCCAAAGTGCACGACATCGGACACGAGGGCCGCTTCTTCACGGTGCCGGGCGCGCACATCTCGGAGCCGTCGCCGCAGCGCACGCCCGTGATCTACCAGGCGGGCGCATCGCCGCGCGGCGTCGCCTTCGCCGCCGGCCATGCCGAGGCGATCTTCGTGGCCGCGCCGTCGAAGGAGGTGCTCGCCGCCACCGTCACGCGCATCCGCGACGCGCTGGAGGCCGCGGGCCGCGATCGCTCCGCTGCCCGCATCTACACACTGCTGACGATCATCACCGCGGCGACGAGCGAGGAGGCGGTCGCGAAGGAGGCCGAGTACCGCTCCTACGCGAGCGAGGAGGGCGCGCTGGTGTTCCTGTCGGGGTGGATGGGCGTGGACCTCGCCGCCTACGACCCGGCAGACCCGGTGGGCGACGTGGAGTCGAACGCGATCCAGTCGACGCTGCAGAACCTCAAGGCCGAGGCCGACCTCGGCCGCGAGTGGACCGTCGGCGACCTCGGTCGTCACTCGGCGATCGGCGGGCTGGGGCCGACCATCGTCGGCAGCGGCGAGGAGATCGCGGATGCGCTGCAGGAGTGGGTCGACGAGACCGACGTCGACGGCTTCAACCTCGCCTACGCCGTCACGCCCGGCACCTGGGAGGACGTCATCGAGCACGTGATCCCGGTGCTGCGGGCGCGCGGCGCCTATCCCGAGGGCTACGCCGCTGGGACGCTGCGCGAGAAGCTGCACGGCCGGGGCGACCGCCTGCCGGACGAGCACCGCGGTGCCGAGCACCGCATCCGCTCGTCGACGTCGGCGGGCTCCCCCGCCGCCTGA
- the msuE gene encoding FMN reductase, whose translation MTHHRSLSPERLRLGRHAAPDEPVERLRIVAVSGSLHRPSSTTALVAALADAIALRTDAEIQVIELAEVGPHLAGALERSALPPEAELAIEAIEEADLLVVGSPVYRASFTGLFKHLFDFVDQRALVDTPVLLAATGGSHRHALTIEHQLRPLFAFFQALTLPVGVYAASEDFDAGVLRDPGVLERVEAAADRALPYLVHRPAPVRPAVF comes from the coding sequence ATGACGCATCACCGATCCCTGTCGCCAGAGCGGCTGCGCCTCGGCAGGCACGCTGCTCCCGATGAGCCGGTCGAGCGGCTGCGCATCGTCGCCGTGAGCGGCAGCCTGCACCGGCCGTCGTCGACCACGGCGCTCGTCGCCGCGCTCGCCGATGCGATCGCGCTGCGCACCGATGCGGAGATCCAGGTGATCGAGCTCGCAGAGGTCGGCCCGCATCTCGCGGGCGCGCTCGAGCGCTCGGCGCTGCCGCCAGAGGCGGAGCTTGCGATCGAGGCGATCGAGGAGGCCGACCTGCTCGTCGTCGGCAGCCCCGTCTATCGTGCGAGCTTCACGGGGCTGTTCAAGCACCTGTTCGACTTCGTCGATCAGCGCGCGCTGGTCGACACCCCGGTGCTGCTGGCCGCGACCGGCGGCTCCCACAGGCACGCGCTCACGATCGAGCATCAGCTGCGGCCGCTCTTCGCGTTCTTCCAGGCGCTCACGCTGCCGGTCGGCGTCTATGCGGCGAGCGAGGACTTCGATGCAGGGGTCCTGCGCGACCCCGGCGTGCTCGAGCGCGTCGAGGCGGCTGCCGATCGTGCGCTGCCCTATCTGGTGCACCGGCCGGCGCCGGTGCGGCCGGCGGTGTTCTAG
- a CDS encoding PIG-L family deacetylase: MDPRLERVMFVHAHPDDETLSTGAAIAAVAAAGGDAVVVTFTLGERGEVRSERQGAADEIGIGEVRRAELEAALRALGARGRRIHGWDDSGMAWHRSGKAAAAPDAPPTSMSRADIDDLADALGVAVEEIDPTAIVTYDADGGYGHPDHVAAHAAAVIVARRYDLPLYVRTDRPADVTFALEPVRAQVLAALAQHRSQLTVEGDDVLHVGGQRRAIDTVEHYRLIEARPARRTRWLLLVGGLLAGVVVGTVGTFSHQQLPWGLGLSLIAAVGLIVGIRAASGSRPMTLAAVIGLIGVIAIIAIDPLGRGAWGTERSLVPSNLAGWLWSLIPALASLIALAWPDAEAMRRIRMAAKPGTEGEADR, encoded by the coding sequence ATGGATCCCCGCCTCGAGCGCGTGATGTTCGTGCACGCCCACCCCGACGACGAGACGCTCTCGACCGGCGCAGCGATCGCTGCCGTCGCAGCCGCCGGCGGTGATGCCGTGGTGGTGACCTTCACGCTCGGCGAGCGCGGCGAGGTGCGCAGCGAGCGCCAGGGAGCCGCCGACGAGATCGGCATCGGCGAGGTGCGGCGCGCAGAGCTCGAGGCTGCCCTGCGCGCGCTCGGCGCCCGCGGCCGCCGCATCCACGGCTGGGACGACTCGGGCATGGCATGGCACCGCAGCGGCAAGGCGGCCGCCGCCCCCGACGCGCCGCCCACCTCGATGAGCCGCGCCGACATCGATGACCTGGCGGATGCGCTGGGCGTCGCCGTCGAGGAGATCGACCCGACGGCCATCGTGACCTACGACGCCGACGGCGGCTACGGGCATCCGGATCACGTCGCGGCCCATGCGGCCGCCGTGATCGTCGCGCGCCGCTACGACCTGCCGCTCTATGTGCGCACGGACCGCCCGGCCGACGTCACGTTCGCGCTCGAGCCGGTGCGCGCGCAGGTGCTGGCCGCGCTCGCCCAGCACCGCTCGCAGCTGACCGTCGAGGGCGACGACGTCCTCCACGTCGGCGGGCAGCGCCGCGCGATCGACACCGTCGAGCACTACCGCCTGATCGAGGCGCGACCCGCGCGGCGCACGCGCTGGCTGCTGCTCGTCGGCGGGCTGCTCGCGGGTGTCGTCGTCGGCACCGTCGGCACCTTCTCGCACCAGCAGCTCCCGTGGGGCCTGGGGCTCTCGCTCATCGCCGCGGTCGGGCTGATCGTCGGCATCCGAGCGGCCAGCGGCTCGCGCCCCATGACGCTCGCGGCCGTGATCGGCCTCATCGGCGTCATCGCGATCATCGCGATCGACCCGCTCGGCCGCGGCGCCTGGGGCACGGAGCGCTCGCTCGTGCCCTCGAACCTCGCGGGCTGGCTCTGGTCGCTCATCCCGGCGCTCGCGTCCCTCATCGCCCTGGCGTGGCCGGATGCGGAGGCCATGCGGCGGATTAGGATGGCAGCGAAGCCTGGAACGGAAGGGGAGGCAGACCGATGA
- the fdxA gene encoding ferredoxin: MTYVIALPCVDLKDRACVDECPVDCIYEGDRMLYIHPDECVDCGACEPVCPVEAIFYEDDTPEEWAEYYEANVHFFDEIGSPGGAAKVGVIKHDHPIVAALPPQQHS; encoded by the coding sequence ATGACCTACGTGATCGCGCTCCCGTGCGTCGACCTCAAGGATCGCGCGTGCGTCGACGAGTGCCCGGTCGACTGCATCTACGAGGGCGACCGGATGCTCTACATCCACCCCGACGAGTGCGTCGACTGCGGTGCGTGCGAGCCGGTGTGCCCCGTCGAGGCGATTTTCTACGAGGACGACACGCCTGAGGAGTGGGCCGAGTACTACGAGGCCAACGTGCACTTCTTCGACGAGATCGGCTCGCCCGGCGGCGCCGCGAAGGTCGGCGTCATCAAGCACGACCACCCGATCGTCGCCGCACTGCCGCCGCAGCAGCACAGCTGA
- the dapC gene encoding succinyldiaminopimelate transaminase, which translates to MLLPEFPWDTLAGAKARAAVHPGGLIDLSVGSPVDATPPIIQQALRDATDAHAYPTNHGTAEARAAIAEWFARVRGVPGIGDEHVLVTVGSKELVAGLPLQLGLGAGDVVVHPSIAYPTYDIGARIAGAEPVPADDPDDWPEATRLVWLNSPSNPTGAVLGVDALRRVVQAARERGIVVASDECYALLPWEVDEAPSILDPRVTDGDLTGLVSVYSLSKQSNLAGYRAAFIAGDPRVVQRALAVRKHLGLMAPSPVQHALAVALGDGEHVTVQRERYRARRALLLPALEQRGFRVSSDAGLYLWSTDGTDALEQLDSLAKLGILVAPGTFYGDRTRVRVALTASDEHIAAAAARLRG; encoded by the coding sequence ATGCTGCTGCCCGAGTTCCCCTGGGACACGCTCGCGGGGGCGAAGGCGCGCGCCGCCGTGCACCCCGGCGGTCTCATCGACCTCAGCGTCGGCTCGCCCGTCGACGCGACGCCGCCGATCATCCAGCAGGCGCTCCGCGACGCGACCGACGCGCACGCGTACCCCACGAACCACGGCACGGCAGAGGCGCGCGCAGCCATCGCCGAGTGGTTCGCTCGGGTGCGCGGCGTGCCCGGCATCGGCGACGAGCATGTGCTCGTCACGGTGGGCTCGAAGGAGCTCGTCGCGGGCCTGCCGCTGCAGCTCGGCCTCGGTGCGGGCGACGTCGTCGTGCACCCCTCGATCGCCTACCCGACCTACGACATCGGCGCCCGGATCGCGGGCGCTGAGCCGGTGCCCGCAGACGACCCCGACGACTGGCCGGAGGCGACGCGGCTCGTGTGGCTCAACTCGCCCTCGAACCCGACCGGTGCGGTGCTGGGGGTGGATGCCCTGCGGCGGGTCGTGCAGGCCGCGCGCGAGCGGGGCATCGTGGTCGCGAGCGACGAGTGCTACGCCCTGCTGCCGTGGGAGGTCGACGAGGCGCCCTCGATCCTCGACCCGCGCGTCACCGATGGCGACCTCACCGGGCTCGTCTCGGTCTACTCGCTCAGCAAGCAGTCGAACCTCGCCGGCTATCGCGCCGCGTTCATCGCCGGCGACCCGCGCGTCGTGCAGCGCGCGCTGGCCGTGCGCAAGCACCTCGGGCTCATGGCTCCCAGCCCCGTGCAGCATGCGCTCGCGGTCGCGCTCGGCGACGGCGAGCACGTGACGGTGCAGCGAGAGCGTTACCGCGCTCGCCGGGCGCTGCTGCTGCCCGCGCTCGAGCAGCGCGGGTTCCGGGTCTCCTCCGACGCGGGCCTCTACCTCTGGTCGACCGACGGCACGGATGCGCTCGAGCAGCTCGACTCCCTCGCGAAGCTCGGGATCCTGGTCGCCCCCGGCACCTTCTACGGAGACCGCACGCGCGTGCGCGTCGCGCTCACCGCATCCGACGAGCACATCGCAGCGGCTGCGGCGCGCCTGCGCGGCTGA
- a CDS encoding citrate synthase yields the protein MQHGGGSTELQVLEASDGRSAIDVSKLTRDTGLTTLDYGFVNTSSTRSSITYIDGDQGILRYRGYPIEELAEQKTFLDVAHLLIYGELPSEDELAGFDQRVRRHTLLHEDLRRFFDALPRDAHPMSALSSAVSALSTYYESDHDPRDPDKVDKQTIRLLAKMPVIAAYAHKKSIGQAFLYPDNQLSFVENYLKLNFGIEAEQYIQNPVMVRALERLLILHADHEQNASTSTVRLVGSTEANLFASVSAGIHALSGPLHGGANEAVLQMLRGIRDSGEGVERFVERVKRKEQGVKLMGFGHRVYKNYDPRAKLVKTSAEEVLAQLGVRDPLLDIAQELEQVALADDYFKERKLYPNVDFYTGVIYKAMGFPERMFTVLFAIGRLPGWIAHWREMMLDPQTKIGRPQQLYVGPTERHI from the coding sequence CTGCAGCACGGCGGCGGCTCCACCGAGCTGCAGGTGCTGGAGGCGAGCGACGGGCGCAGCGCGATCGATGTGTCGAAGCTGACGCGCGACACGGGGCTGACGACCCTCGACTACGGCTTCGTGAACACCTCCAGCACGCGCAGCTCGATCACCTACATCGACGGCGACCAGGGCATCCTGCGCTACCGCGGGTACCCGATCGAGGAGCTCGCGGAGCAGAAGACCTTCCTCGACGTCGCGCACCTGCTGATCTACGGTGAGCTCCCGAGCGAGGACGAGCTGGCAGGCTTCGACCAGCGCGTGCGCCGCCACACGCTGCTGCACGAGGATCTGCGGCGCTTCTTCGACGCCCTGCCGCGCGACGCGCACCCGATGAGCGCGCTCTCGAGCGCCGTCAGCGCACTGTCGACCTACTACGAGTCCGACCATGACCCGCGCGACCCCGACAAGGTCGACAAGCAGACGATCCGGCTGCTCGCGAAGATGCCGGTGATCGCCGCCTACGCGCACAAGAAGTCGATCGGCCAGGCCTTCCTCTACCCCGACAACCAGCTGAGCTTCGTCGAGAACTACCTCAAGCTCAACTTCGGCATCGAGGCCGAGCAGTACATCCAGAACCCGGTGATGGTGCGGGCGCTGGAGCGACTGCTCATCCTGCACGCCGACCACGAGCAGAACGCGTCGACGTCGACGGTGCGTCTGGTCGGCTCGACCGAGGCCAACCTGTTCGCCTCGGTCTCGGCCGGCATCCACGCGCTGTCCGGTCCGCTGCACGGCGGCGCCAACGAGGCCGTGCTGCAGATGCTGCGGGGCATCCGCGACTCCGGCGAGGGCGTCGAGCGCTTCGTCGAGCGCGTCAAGCGCAAGGAGCAGGGCGTCAAGCTCATGGGCTTCGGGCACCGCGTCTACAAGAACTACGACCCGCGCGCCAAGCTCGTGAAGACCTCGGCAGAGGAGGTGCTCGCCCAGCTCGGCGTGCGCGACCCCCTGCTCGACATCGCGCAGGAGCTCGAGCAGGTCGCGCTGGCCGACGACTACTTCAAGGAGCGCAAGCTCTACCCGAACGTCGACTTCTACACCGGCGTCATCTACAAGGCGATGGGCTTCCCAGAGCGCATGTTCACCGTGCTCTTCGCGATCGGCCGCCTGCCGGGCTGGATCGCCCACTGGCGCGAGATGATGCTCGACCCGCAGACCAAGATCGGCCGCCCGCAGCAGCTCTACGTGGGCCCGACCGAACGCCACATCTAG